TGGAGGAACTGCTGTTCGCCTGCGCCTGGGAACGTCGTGCTGTCACGGCAACTCCCTCACGAACGCGGCGTCCGCGTCCGCTTACCTCGGTGGGCCGGGCATCCGCCCCTGGTGCTCCCGTGGTGCGTGAAACCGGTGGATCCGGCTTCACACCCCGCGTTCGCGAGGGCCGGGCGCCGGCCCCCTCGGGTGTCGTGTGGACGGAGTGACCGTCACGCAGTAGACAACCAAGACCAGGGCCTCCCGGGGCAGGCCGTTTCGGACACGACCTACCACATCGGAAGTTACCCCCGAACACCGACCCCACGCAGAGAGCCACACAGGTGATTCGCTAGATCGTCATCGCAACGCTACGTACCGCTTACACGGCGGACGCCGCCCGCGAGAGGCCCTGCTCAGAGCGCCTGCGACGGACCCGAATCGACTACAGCGGGTAACTTCTCCAGCCAACTCCGCGGTCCCGCGTGCTGCACCCGGAGCCCGGCGACGCGGGTGGCAAACGCCAGGTGATCAGCAACTTTCCCGCCGTCCCAGCCGCCGGCGGCCACCGCGTGGGCGAAGGCGCCGTGGAACACGTCACCGGCACCCAGCGTGTCCTGAACCGATACGACCGGCACCGGAACCTCACCGCGGAGGTCGTCGCGCCACCACACGATCGGATCATGTCCCCGGGTCATCGCCCCAACGGCCACCCGTTCGCCGAGCGCCCGAATTGTCCGTTCTTCCTGCTCACAATTCGGTAACCGGTAATCACCGGAGCACACCGCGACGTCCACCCAGTCCAACAGCTGCTCGTGGTGCGGCTTGTAGCGACCGGCGTCGAAGACCACGACGACGCCGAGCCGGGCCGCGGTCTGGGCCGCCGCCAGCGCGAGCCGGGGGTGGTGCCCGTCGATCAGCAGCACGTCCGCCGCCGACACCAGCTGCGTCAGCTCGGCGGGCGGGCACGGGTCGACGCCGCGGGCGTCGGCGGACACGACACTGCGCTCGCCGGTGCCCTCGTGCACCGAGATCGCGGAGACCCCGGGCGCCTCGATGCGGTCGGGCGTGGCGTCGCGGACGCTGATCCGGAACTCCGTCAGCTCGTCCCGGACGGAGTGCGCCAGCGGATGCGAGCCGAGAGCGGTCAGGAGCGTGACCCGCGATCCCAGGGCCGCGGCGGTGACGGCCGCGTTCGTCGCGGGCCCGCCCGCGGCCACGTCCTGCCGGGTCGCGGTGAGCTTGGTGTTCGCCGCCGGGAAGACCGGGACGCGGTGCACCACGTCGACCGTCGCCAGGCCGACGCACAGCACCGCTCCGGCCCGATCAGCCGCCATGCGCGACCACCGGAACGGCCGCGGCGAGCTCTTCGCGCACGGTCATCGGCACCAACGGCTCGTCGAGCAGCCTGCGATAGCGCTCCGCGAGGGGCTGGCCGCCGGGGCGGGCGTCCAGCCACGCGCGCAGCAGCCGGTAGCCCTCTACATAGGTCGTCGTGTACGCGCGCCACAGCGGGTCGGACAGGAAGCGCAGCATCTGCTTGGCCCGCGCCTCGCTGACCAGCAGCCAGCGCTGGAGGAACGCCGAGACCTCGTCCGGATCGGCACCGTGGTGGTGCAGCATCAGCGCCGCGTCCTGCCGCACGGACAGCAGAGCGCCGACCGCGCCCTCCATCCGCTCGACCTGCTCACCCTCCATCCGCAGGCCGAAGTCGCCGAGGATCTCCTGGGTCCACGGTCCCCAGCCCGCGCCGACGAGCGCGTGCAGGCCCAGGTCGGCCAGTCCCTCCGCCATCAGGCACTGCGGGGTGTTCACCAGGAAGATCGTCTGCTCGGTCTGGCCGTGCTCGCCGACGAGCCCGGCCTCCTTGCGGCAGTGCTCGGTGTGATGGCCCGGGTAGGACTCGTGCGCGATCAGGTGCGGCAGGTTCGCCATCCGGTGCCCGAGGTCGGCGTTGATCGCGACCTTCGAACGGTAGTCGCCGAGGTAGTAGTTGAACCCGCTCCACGGCTTGTCGGTGACCACTTCGTACTGGACGGTCTCCTGCTCCGGCAGCCCGAAGACAGTGCGCGCCTTGTCCCGCAGCACGCTGGAGAGCGCGTGCACGCACGACTCCAGCTTCTCCGCGGGCACCTCGTCGCGCTTGCGGAAGGCGCTGAGGCGTTCGCGGAGCGAGCCGTCACCGGGCAGCAGCCGGTCCAGCTCCCGGTGCGCCTCGCGGTAGCCGTCCTCCTCGCCGCGGGAGATCCGGACCTGGAAGTAGGCCTCGACCTCGTCGACGAAGCCGACGTCCTGACCGGCGAGCTTGCGGCCTGAGCACTCCAGTGCGACCAGGTGGGCGTCGAGGAAGCGGACGCGCTCGGGCGCGAGGTCGATCCCAGCCAGCTCGCCGCGCAGGTCCCTGGCGCGGGCGGCCAGAGCCGACGGATCCGGCGCGGGCTCGTTCTCGACCTGCCTGCGCAACGCGGGATCGCCCGTGTAGGCGTCGACGAAGCCCTCGACGAGCCGGTCGAACCGCAGGCCGAGCAGCAGGTACTCGCGAACGAGCTGGGTTCCCTCCACGGAGGGGGAGCCTACGAGCCCGTGCTAGTTCCCGAAACGGCGGTGCCGCGCGCCGAACTCGCGGAGCGCGCGGAGGAAGTCGACGCGGCGGAAGTCCGGCCAGTACGCGTCGCAGAACCAGAACTCCGAGTGGGCCGACTGCCAGAGCAGGAAGCCGGACAGGCGCTGTTCGCCGGAGGTGCGGATGACCAGGTCGGGATCGGGCTGGCCGGAGGTGTAGAGGTGCTCGGCGATGTGGTCGACGTCGAGGACCTCGGCCAGCTCCTCGATGCTGGTGCCCTCTTCGGCGTGCTTGAGCAGCAGCTTGCGCACGGCGTCGGCGATCTCCTGCCGCCCGCCGTAGCCGACGGCGATGTTGACCTGCATGCCGGTGCGGTTCTTGGTGCGCACGGAGGCCGCGGAGATGCGGTGGGCGAAGTCCTCCGGCAGCTTGTCCAACGCGCCGACGATGCGCACCTGCCACGGCGTCTCCGGCGCGGCCAGCTCCTCGACCACCCCCGCGATGATCTCCAGCAGCGGCTTGAGCTCGGACTCCTCGCGGTTGAGGTTGTCGGTGGACAGTAACCAGAGCGTCGCGACCTCGACCCCGGCGTCCTGGCACCAGTTCAGCAGGTGTGCGATCCGGTCGGCGCCCGCGCGGTGGCCGTCGTTGACGTCCTCCAGCCCGGCCTCGCGGGCCCAGCGGCGGTTCCCGTCGAGCATGACGCCGACGTGCCGAGGGTGCTGCTGGCCGACGATGGCCCGGCTGAGCCGCCATTCGTAGCCCTTGTAGACGATGTCCCGGGCCCGTTTCCACAACCGCGTTTCGCGCACACCCACGTCTGAAAAGGGTACGCCCGGTGTAGGACGCGCCCGAACCGGCCACACTCGACGCATGAGCGGACACGGAGAGTCAACGATGATGGAGCAGGTCCTGCGGTCCATGCGGACGATCGCGGTGGTGGGCGCGAGCGACCGCCCCGACCGGCCGAGCCACGGCGTGGCGACCTACCTCCAGCGCGCGGGTTTCCGGGTGTTCGCGGTCAACCCGAAGCTGTCGGGTGAGCTGTTCGGCAACCCCGTCTACGCCGCGCTCGAAGACATCCCCGAGCCGATCGACGTCGTGGACGTCTTCCGCCGCCCGGAGGACGTGCCGCCCGTGGTGGAGTCGGCGATCGCCGT
The window above is part of the Allokutzneria albata genome. Proteins encoded here:
- a CDS encoding PfkB family carbohydrate kinase, encoding MAADRAGAVLCVGLATVDVVHRVPVFPAANTKLTATRQDVAAGGPATNAAVTAAALGSRVTLLTALGSHPLAHSVRDELTEFRISVRDATPDRIEAPGVSAISVHEGTGERSVVSADARGVDPCPPAELTQLVSAADVLLIDGHHPRLALAAAQTAARLGVVVVFDAGRYKPHHEQLLDWVDVAVCSGDYRLPNCEQEERTIRALGERVAVGAMTRGHDPIVWWRDDLRGEVPVPVVSVQDTLGAGDVFHGAFAHAVAAGGWDGGKVADHLAFATRVAGLRVQHAGPRSWLEKLPAVVDSGPSQAL
- a CDS encoding isoprenyl transferase → MRETRLWKRARDIVYKGYEWRLSRAIVGQQHPRHVGVMLDGNRRWAREAGLEDVNDGHRAGADRIAHLLNWCQDAGVEVATLWLLSTDNLNREESELKPLLEIIAGVVEELAAPETPWQVRIVGALDKLPEDFAHRISAASVRTKNRTGMQVNIAVGYGGRQEIADAVRKLLLKHAEEGTSIEELAEVLDVDHIAEHLYTSGQPDPDLVIRTSGEQRLSGFLLWQSAHSEFWFCDAYWPDFRRVDFLRALREFGARHRRFGN
- a CDS encoding CoA-binding protein — protein: MSGHGESTMMEQVLRSMRTIAVVGASDRPDRPSHGVATYLQRAGFRVFAVNPKLSGELFGNPVYAALEDIPEPIDVVDVFRRPEDVPPVVESAIAVRAKAVWLQLGITNANAEARARDAGLSVVANRCLKVEHARLP